The DNA region CGCTATTTTTTTTGCAAACAAAAAAAAACAACTATTAAAGTTGTTTCTTTTATACAGTTCAAATTCTAACCAACACTTTTCATATATTTTAAGTCTTCCTTCTTAATCATAAATTTACCATCTTTAGCTAGCCTCTTTGCTAGTATTTCATCTTTCTGATCCTCATTAACTAACGACTGAGCAATCGTCTTGGCCTTTTCTCCTATTTCTGCATCATTTTCATTATTAGCAGCCTCGGTAACTCCCCATAGATGCCAACCTATTTTATTCAGTGTTTTTTGGAAATTATCTTGCAATCCAGCAAGATCCACACCCCATTCATTTTTCACCTCACCACGGTCAATTTTTGCTTGAATGACCTCAATTTCATTTTGTTTCAATGCTATTATTTCTTCTAACGCAACAATGTATGAATTTGCATCACTATATCCCATTTGTGATTCCCAATGACCCTCATCAGAGGCTAAACGAAAAGTGTGTTTTTTATCTTTTGAAGATAAAGATTGATATATTTGCTGAGCATATGACCAAGAATCAAAATTATTTCGTTCAGGTAAATCCAGATTATATATATCACCTTCTAACACATCTTTTATTAATTCATTTTTCTGACTTTCACTTAATTCAAAATCATTATTGACAATATCCTCTATTTTCATTGGTTTCTTATTGTACTTTACTCTTTTCCTATCAACTTCTTCAAGTTCTTCATTCACAATTTTTTCAGTCACAACTTCCTCAACCAAAAAATATTCACCTGTCTGAGCATCTCTTATATATACTGGCATGCCCAGGGTTTTGCCTTCTTTCAATATTTCATCCATCAAATTTTTATTACCATGCTCAGTTAAGGCTGAATTCTCCGCTATTTTAACATCAATATCTGAATCAAAAAACAAAGCTGCAATTTGTGGTTTTTTTACTAAAATTTCATTATGTCCAGACTCCGATTTATTAATAGCTTGAGAGATTTCTTCTTTAGGATTTTCAGTATTAAATACATTACTTCGTTCACCTTCAGATACTTGTGAAACACTATCTCTCGCCATTGCTGCCCCAATCTCACCCCCTTTCAATAAAACACCAAAAGAAAAAAAGGATTGATCCTTGACTTCATTCTTTTGCTTATCAAGCCGTACACTTGCAGTTGACAAATTAGGCTCCATTGCCAATGTTGCATGAAACATATCCTGCCATCTAACCCCACGCTTCATAACAGAAACCTGTCCCGGAGTAGTCATGCTCAAAAAACTGTGATTTAATACAGCATTATGTTCTTTACATACCTCCATAACATCCTTGGACTTTTTCTCACCTTCCCAAGTCTCCAGAGCCTCAGCTTGATCTTTATAAAATTCACTTATCAAACTTTCAGCTTTTTCAAGTTCGACTTTACTGTCAGCCTCTTTTTGCAAATCTTTATACATTTGCCACAACCCCTCAAACTCTCTTTGTAAATCTTCAACTTTTCTCCTATCCCCTTGGATCTCATTCTGCAAAGCCCTAATCTCAAATAAATTAAATAATTTAGCAAGTGTTCTTTGCTGTTTTGACTCTAATTCACTCTCCAATTCTTTCAACCTATCGATTACTTCCTTAAACTCCAATTGTTTTTGTTTAATTTTCTCCTGTAATCGTACTGTTTTTTCATTGATATCTGCTTGGCGTTCAGAAAACTGAGCTTCCAGCGCAGCTTGTTGCGCCTCCACTTCTAATTTTTCCTCGGGATTTTTTTCCTGAACAAAATTTCTAAGCTTTTGATTATTTACTGGTGATTCTTTTCTCATAAATTTGCAAACACAAAACTTCGAAAATTATTTAAAATTGGCTCGAAACACTCCATCAAAATTTTCCGGCGGATTAACAAGATATTCTTTTAAGCGTTCAACATAAATTTCGATTGGCCGATCTTCTGGGTAGGCTTCTGCCAACGACGAAAATAACTTCAAAGCTTCCGGCCATTCTTGATTTAAATATTGCTGTGTTGCTAGTCCAAATTTTTCTAATAATTCAGCGTACTTTTTTTTGTCCGCTAATTCACCCAAAACTTGATAAATTTTAATGCCTGTTTGCTTCCCTTTTACAGCAACGGTATCTAAATATCTAAACACAAATTTGTTATTCAATTCAGCTTTTGTTTTTTCACTGGCCAAAATACCAACTCCATAATATTTAGTTAAACTTTCCAGGCGAGATGCTAAGTTCACATCATCACCAATGGCCGTGTAATCAAAACGCTGATGTGATCCCAAATTTCCAACCACCACTTCGCCCGTATTTAACCCAATTCCAATCTTTATCTCAGGCATCCCTCGGATTTTCATTTTTTTATTAAATTTTACTAATTCACTTTGCATTAATAATGCTGAAGTTAACCCATCTTGGCGATGATTTTCATTATGCAAAGGTGAATTCCAAAAAGCCATAACCGCATCACCAATAAACTTATCCACAACCCCGTTATTATCCATAATCACAGTTGTCATTTCGGTTAAATAATCGTTTAAGTAATGTACAAGCTCCTCGGGCTTCATTTTTTCTGACAATGAAGTAAACCCACGAATATCAGAAAACAAAATAGTTAATTCTCGCCTTTCTCCGCCGAGATTCAATTTTTCTGGTTTAGCAATTAGCTCGTCAACAACTTCCTTAGCTACATATTGGGAAAAACCAGCACGAATTTTTTGTTTTTCTTGCGATTCTAATAAATATCGAATCACAAAAGCAGTAGCAAAAATTAAAATTATTAACAAACAAGGATATAAAATCGAAAATAACCAACTGAAGACAAAGGCTACAACTACACCCAGTAAATATAAAACGATTAACAATACCATGCCCAACAATGAGTAATACCAACGCCAAGCAAAAGCTACAAAAGCACTAATTATTCCTAAAAGTATAAATAGACCTAAATACAAAATTTGATTATCAACTTGCTGAACATATGCCGACTGTAAATATGACTCAATCAAGTTAGCCTGAATTTCCACCCCAGACATAGCCTCAAACTTAGTCGAAGCCGTGAAATATTGATCATGTAAATTGTCTGCAGTAGCACCGACTAAAACAATCTTGCCTTGCAAAACTTGACTATCAAAATCCTGATTGTAAACATCTATGAAAGAATATTTTTGAAAAGTATTTTCCGGACCAAAGAATTTAATGCGAAATAATCCGAACTGATCAAAATCAAATTTTTCAGGATATAAACTATCAACTTCATTCCACAAGCCAGCTTTTTGTAGAACACCAACAAAAAACGGCGTCACCATTTCATCTTGATATTTAACAAAATTAGGTGTACGTCGAATCTGCCCATCCTGATCTGTTATCAAAGAGACATGCCCAACAGAGGACCGTTCTTGAATCTCTGATATTGGCCACAAAGTTTCAGTGAACTGAGGATCAGCACCTAAAGTCAATTTTAACTCACCCTCCATTGGAAAAACTACTTTGTTCCCCTCCTGCAAAACTGACAACAATTCATTATCTCCACCGCTCGACTCACTAAAAGTCATATCATAACCAATAGCTTTCACTCCAGACTTACTCAATTTATCAATCATTTGAGTATGCAAACTTCTTGACCAAGGCCACTCACCAAAAGACTGAATTGATTTATCATCAATTCCGATCAGAACAATTTGATTAGAAATTTCCTCTTGAACAAATAATTTATCTTTTAACTGTTCATCAAATAAATTAAAAACCTTAAAATGCAATAGACCGTACATCAAGCCAACACAAACTACAGCTGTTAAAATTGCGCTCAGAATTTTAGTTTGTTTTTTTAACATAGCAGTTAATTTCTCAGTTTAGTTGAAACCAATAGAACTGTAATTGTTGTTTGGCCTGTAAACGAACTATTATCATCTGGTCGATACGTACCAGAAATTGTAGTAGCACCACCATTGCGATTGGCTGTAAAAATATTTCCCTTCAAACTACCGACGTCATTACCACTGATTGAATCTCCACTGGCTGACCAATTTATTTGTTCAGTGACATCTAATTTACTACCATCACTATAAATCAAATTGGCGCTAAGCTTTGAACTCGCATCAGGAATTAAGCTTGCTGGATTAGCAGTGACTACTAAACTTTGAGCCACAGGCACCACCAGCTCCTCAGGCTGATCAGTTGAACCACTGTCAGTGATTGCAGGCTGTTCTTCGGTAACAGCTGGTGTATCAGTTGTGACGGGATCTTCTAATGTTGCGGATTCACCAGTAGTAGCTGGTTCATCAGTCGCAATAGATTCAACGGTTGTTTCTTGTTCTGTCGATTCAGAACTCGGCACCTGGTCATCTGCGGTTCCATAGGTTGGCTCTGATTCCTGTACTTCAATAACGACTGGTTCAATTTTAGGCTTAGCTAAATCTTGTTCAACTTCTAGCTTTAATTCACCTGAGTCAACACTTTGTACTTCCTCTGAATCTAAACCTTGAATTTTATTAGCGATAAATGCAGCAACTGATTGGTCAAAAATCTTGCCTAAAAATACTTTTCGTAAACCATCATATCGTGACAACTTATTTGTAAATTCTTTATCAAAAGACTGCAGTCTCTGTAATGTTGCTAAAGTCTGTTTATTAAATTCTGCTATTTTCAACTGTTCAATTGCCTTGGTTACTTTTGTACTATCAATTAAGCCCTGAATTTCAATTCCTCTTTTGGTTTCTAGCTTTTGTTTATAACTAGACTCTGTTCCAGACAAAAGCAAACGGATCTTTTCAAACCCGGTTTTAATCCCATACAAAGGATGGTCAGGTAGTAGCCCAACGTCGCTAATAATTGCTTGCCTTTTTGTCTCTAAATAATTTTCAAAATTTCTATTCATCATTATATTATTGTAAATCCATGGCTCTTCTTTTTGTTGTAACTTTAATTCATCTGTACCAACTGTTTCCTGCTCATAAGTTTTCTTTACCAAATCATAAGTCAATTTATCACCGGCTGACATATTTGCTAGAATTGCTGCCTCTCCAACAAGACTTACGTCAACATCATTTTCATAAACAAAAACTTCAACTGTAATATCCGTTAAAGTTACATTAAAGGCAGTACCACGAACTGTTGCCACAACTGTACCCGCTTCAACTTCAAAAGCAGCAGAAGGATGCAATAGATTCATTAATCTTGACCAAACCTGTCCTTTTTGCAATTTAACTCTGACCTTGGTCAACAAAGGTGAGTTGGAATTAATATATCCCTTGGTAATAACAACTTGTGAATCTTCAGCGACCATAACTTCCTGAGTATCAAAAAAACTAATTCGCGCTACTGAATTACCATTGGTTTTTATAATGTCACCTTCGGAAACAATTTTAAATTTTTCAACTTTCTGAAAATCATTATCAGTACTTCCATTGTGCCAAACATCTCCCTTTTCTACAATTAAAGCGATTTCTGGTTCTACCAAGTCTGTTCTCCCCATTGCACCGTTAAACCAAAATATTACTATTACAATGACAACCGCTAAAACAATTAAACCAAAAGTTTTTATTTTTTTCATAAATTTAGATCATTAATTTTTAAACCTCCTAGTAACAGCTTAGCAAATTTTGGCCGTGAATTCAACCTAAACTTCATTATTTCGATCACAAAACCAAGCTTTTGGGTTGTTACAAATATAACAACGAGCATGTTCCAGTTCGGATTGGTCTCGTAACACGCGGTCGTAAAATGATTTTTGCCAATTAAAATCAAAACAATTTAGACCATATCGAATTTGTTTGGTACAAACATTTTTGAAGGAATTTATGATTTTGGAAATTAATCCATAATTATTTCGTGTAGGGATCGGGCAATGCCCGTTCCCTACGTTTTTTATATATATTATACCGTGCATATGATTCGGCATTACAATATATTTATCCAATGAAACATTTTCATAATACCGTGGAATTAATTTCCAAAATTCATTTACCACATCACCACAAACATTCAAAATCATTTTTTCATCAACAACATCACCAAACCAATTTATTCTATTCTTCGTACAAATCGTTAAATAATAAAAACCGGGCAATGAATAATCAAACGCCCGACAACGGTTTAATTTTCGTTCTGGACCATTGTACATATATTAACATTGTGACAATTAATTTAAGAAACCTATAGCAAAATGTTATCCCCACTCGTCAAATCCTATTAAAACAAAAACTTCTCTTCTATACAGCGGTGTTTTTTTGACGATGAAAGTCGTCAATATTAAGATAACAATTTTTTAAAATAAAAAAGGACCCTTGTATCGACAAGGGTCCTGTCTTTCTTAAACGCGCTGTCTATTCCTCAGACCAAGCAAGATACCTCCTAAAAGTAGAAACAGGACAATTCCTGTTGCTTGTCCGTTCTGAGATGTAGAACATCCGTCTGAACTTGAACACCAGTTTCTATCGCTACTGACAGAAAACTCTTTCTTGGCAGTAACTGTCTGGTCATTATTTTTCACCGTAATTTTAACTTCATGTTTCCCAGTGCTACCACACTCAAGGAAAACATAAGCTTCAACGTGATAATGATCATCCACCCACATAAAATTACTGTTGATATCTGTATCGACAGATAAAGAACCAAAGATATAGGAGAACTGTTCACTCTCTGGAACATTATCAGACCCATACAGATCAAAGCTTATGACCATATGAGTAGCTTCTTGAGCGTTATTAATCGACAAATTTTCTATGGCTAAATCACCCTCTGCTTTAGGCTTATTACCACAAGAAGTGATTATAACTTGTTTTGTCGTGCTAGTAGTAATATTGTCGATGTTTATATTCATTGTCACTTGATAAGTTCCCGGCTGATCATAAATATGAGTTGCTTTCAATTGCAAAGCCCCATTACCTATAAGACCAGCTGAACAAGCAACTTGTTCAAAACCCTCAAGTCCAAAGTTCACATAGCAACTGACAACCTGACTTGGAACCGCATTGTAGATAAGCCATTCCGACTTAACATCACAGAATCCCATATTCACCACATAGTAATTCTGTCCCTTGACAACGGGGTCACCTGTCGGAACTTCACCTTCAACGCATTCTCCGTCTTGACAAAACTCATTCTGAGCACAGGGTTGTTTGATGGCCACCTTTTCCCCATCTTCACTTATCCACCAAACATCATTCTCAAAACAACCAAGTTCGAACACAACGGAGCAGTCCATTTCCAGGCAGTACTCAATTAATCCTGCCGGCAAAAGCCCATGTTTACCCAACATCTTCATTAAGTCTTCGTCTTTTACCTTGTCGAGCATTTTTTGAAGAACTAATTTTGCATCTTTGATCAACAAGTTTGCTTCTGCCGTTTTTGCATTGAAGGCAGACGTTCCCAAAGAACTTTTGATCTCATTAAGTAATGCTGTATCCTTGGAAATCATGGCCTGAGCAAGACCCTGTGTATTAATATCAGCTAAATCATCAAAAGAGTCTCTGACTACTAATTTCACTGAATCTCGATATTTTGTTTTCCAGCCCTGAACTCCAAACATATTTTGAGTTGGATGACCGCCACCCCAAAGATCTGCTAGCACCTCCAAGATTGCAGCTTGTGCACCCTCTTTGGCAATAGGAATGCCCAGCTCATAAACTAAAATAGCTTTAGACTTTGCATGCATATACTCATGCATAACAATAGAAGTTAAAACTGCTTTCACATCAGCCAGATAAGTAGCTATAGGAACTGCTGAATCTGCAGAGCCGTATAACAACTCCTTCAATCGTCCTTCATGTACTGTGAAAATAATCATTTCATGGAACTCGTCTACATTATAAGCAGCTGGAATAGCTTCATCTATTCCATTGAAAAGCTCCTCGCTTTTTTTGAACCAATTATACTCACCTAGACTAGCCAAGGGATCAGCAGTAACTGCAAGAGCTTCAAACCCTTTAACGCTTGGGGCTTGACCATCAATTGCCTCTAGTGCCTTTTTAAGATTTCCACTACTAATCACTTCACGCATCACCAATCTATCAACTTCTGAAAATTTCATGGAAAAAAGAGATTTGTAATTATAGAATGGATATTTTTTAACTAGAGCAACAGCATCACCTCTAACACTTTCCAGAACAAGTGGGTCTTTGATTTTCTTTACGTGAATTTTTCCACTTCTAGCAAAGACCACAAACTTTTCAGTTTTTCCACTTGTTAAATACTTGATGTATCGCAATCCATGTTTTCCAAGAAAGACAAGTCCCTTGATGGCATTGTAACCAAGGTCAACAAATGCCAAGATTGCCACAACATAAGCTAGTTTTGGATACGTATCTTCTAGCAGAATAAAACCTGCGGTCTCACCACAAACACCCAGAAGAGCAATCCCAATTGGAGCAGTGGCTACCTCAAATATTCCTGCAACAATCAAGAAGACTGAAGCTCCATAACACGAACCATACAATAAAATCTCATCAAAGTTGTCCATCATCCAGTCAAGACCAAAGAGACCGATATCAAGCACATCGTCCATCACATACAGCCCATTCTCGTCCCACCATTCAAAACACGTAGCTGATGTATCCGTTTCTGGACTGAGACACGGTGATTCCGTCAGATTAACGATAGAATCAATCATCCCCATCATTTCAATGATTTTTTCTTGCGGGATTACGTTCAAGTCTATCACATAAGCATCATTATCATTGAGGAAAATATTCGTTTTGACCAACAACTCCAGTGAATCTCCACCATGAATTGCTTGCCAACTGAACTCGAATTCATCCCCCTCAAAGAGGACAAAGTCCTGACTTAACTCCTCTTCTGCGTCTACGAGTAATATTTCAACCTCAATGTAATTCGGAACATTTTCTGCACAAAATGCAGAAAATGTAATTTCAAGTAAGGCAATGTCACCCTCAAAAACTGCAGTAGCGACAGAGCCGTCTTCATGTTTCCACTGCGCGCTTATAATTTCACACGGAGATGGATTATAAACACAATCACCAAACACACAAGAGTAAAATTCCGGACACAGATTCACATCACCCCAGTCACAACACTGTCCATCGCACTCACATTCGCGATAACCAAAACCAAAACACTCTTTTTCGTTTGGTTCGCAATTGCTTTCACAACAAGGAGAAATACATTCCCCTGCCTGGCAACCACATGAGCAAGGATCAGCGTCCAAATAGTAACAATCCAAATCATTTGAGGAGCACTTTCCATTACTCAACACCGAACTGTAATTTGATGAACATACATTTGGTAATTCAGTGCAATCATCAATAATTTCAGTCGTTACATCACAACCATTTTTCCAAACTAGATTATCATTTTCGCAAGTCTGATAATCCTTGGTGGGCAAACAGTCGTTAACACAATAACCGTCACTACAGACCTTGTTTGATCCACACTGATAAGTTTGCTTTTGTAAGCATCCGTCCTTGAGTAGACAAGTCCACTTTTGGGACGGGCTATTACAACCAACCTCATTCAGCTCGCAGATTTCATCGCAACAAGGCTCAAGACAGGAATCATTCTGACAACCACAGTCACACTCTATAACTTCAAGTGTCACAGGTGACCAGTCATCCTGACATGCACCATTCTGGCAAATCTCCTGCATCTGATTTTGAATAACATGCTCATCGCCTGATTTGCAGATTGAATAACTTGAACCATTCTGTGTTCCGTCACAAGGATCAATTTGATGGTGTGGCGAATTATTCGAATCATAGCACCAGATTCCACCCAAATGACATTTTTCACTTGCACAACTGTTGTAACAATTAGTTTTGCAACTACCGTTTAGACAGCCACAATCACAATCAGTTTCAACAGCGTAATAGCAATCCTTGTCTTGCGGAGAGCAAAAACCGTTGCTTAAAACATTCCCGGCAGCATTACAAACATCAGGTTGTTCATCACAGTCTTCAATTATGCTAGTTTGGACATTGCAAGAATTTTTCCAAACTAATTTACCAGCCACACAAAATTTATTTGCTTGTACTGGCAAGCAGTCTGAAACACAATTACCCGCGTTACAAACCTTACCAACCCCACAATTAACATAATCTTTTTCGTAACAACCGTTTGTATTGTTAAAATCACAGGTCCACTTTTGAGTATTATTAGCGTTACAGCCTACTTGAGCGGAAGAGCAATTACTCTGACAGGACTGGCATTTATCATTGTAACAATTACATGATTCATAATGCCATTCCAAACAAGTATCGCTGTCAAAATTGCCACAAGTTTTGAGCATATTACTGCTCATACATTCCTTGTCGCCATAATCATCACACTCATCATCACAGAGCAACACACACTCACCATCGTCACATTCTGTGCCTAGTTCACAATTAGCCCAGTCTTTTTCATAGCAACCAGTATTGGAATTATAATCACAGTCCCACACTTTGCTACCAGAATTATTACAACCATCACTGCCTGACGAACATTCATCATCACATTCAATACATTCACCGTTACTGCAACCATTATCGCAATAATCAATTACCTGCATACCTGAATAAACTGCCTCTTGTTTGCAAGTAGTATTACTACAATACGGTTCATAATCATAGGAATCATACTGAAGCCAATTACCATCGCAATAGGCCTGAGAGTCATAGCCACCAAAGGCTGTACACTCTTCATCGACATGATCCCATTCGTTATCAGAATTAATACACCAAATATCTCCATTCTTGCATTGTCGATCAACACAAGTATGAAAACATTTAAAATAACTACAATACCCAGAACAGCAAGAACCACCAGTAGCACACCAGCCACCGTTACCTGTGCAAGCCTCAGCTTGATTAGCAAAGCCCAAACAAAACAACAAAACAATAGCAAAAATTGCATTTCTCATGATTCACCTCTTTTTTAGGTTTCAATTTGTGTTGTCAACGAACTTTCATTAACATTGTACACTATCACACTACAACAAAAAAATCAAGCTAAACAAAAAGTTGAGATTAATACTCTCAACTTTTGACTTTTGGCTAAAATTAAACCTTTTCAACTAATAATCTTATCATTTACAATAGCCTTGAGTATAAGGCAATCCATAGCTTTGATGTAATTTAATATTTGCATGATCACGATTATCTAAATTCATATCCCACAAAGACAAAGCTTTTCTCACTGCACCTTTAGTAATAACCACTGTTTTTACTTCACCTATGTCTGGTCTATTGTAATGATAACACCCCTCTAATCCAATAATTGAAGGATTTTCCACACAAGTATAAGAAAAGCATCCTGAAACACCTTGATTATGATCTGGGCAATAAGTTATTAAGCCATAGTCTGGCTCAATGAGCGTGCCATCAGTCGGATTAAATACATGCCAGGCGCCATCAAAATAGACGTTAGCAAAAACATGCCCGTTGGCAGGAACAGCAGAGCAACCATTTTCTAATTGATTATATAAATCTAATTCTATGGTGTCCACATAAATAGCAGGATAGCCAAGTTCTCTAGCTAAGGCCACAAATCCAATTCCAAAATCCGTACAACCCTGCATATAATCACTATTAGAAATCATATTTTCGGCAGTTTTCACTCCTTTGTCAATTTCAAATACTTTTGGAGAAATATCATAAATCTCCTTTTCAAGATAGCTTGTAATTTTTTTCAAAACTGCAATCGGTTTATTCAGTTGGACATTATTTTTTATTTGATTCACTGCCTGCTCTATTGAATTCCCGTCATCGGTTTGCATATCATTATGAAGCCATTCTTCTATTTCCGGTGGAGCACATCTTTTTTCTGCCGGCAAACATAACGCT from Candidatus Falkowbacteria bacterium includes:
- a CDS encoding adenylate/guanylate cyclase domain-containing protein, translated to MLKKQTKILSAILTAVVCVGLMYGLLHFKVFNLFDEQLKDKLFVQEEISNQIVLIGIDDKSIQSFGEWPWSRSLHTQMIDKLSKSGVKAIGYDMTFSESSGGDNELLSVLQEGNKVVFPMEGELKLTLGADPQFTETLWPISEIQERSSVGHVSLITDQDGQIRRTPNFVKYQDEMVTPFFVGVLQKAGLWNEVDSLYPEKFDFDQFGLFRIKFFGPENTFQKYSFIDVYNQDFDSQVLQGKIVLVGATADNLHDQYFTASTKFEAMSGVEIQANLIESYLQSAYVQQVDNQILYLGLFILLGIISAFVAFAWRWYYSLLGMVLLIVLYLLGVVVAFVFSWLFSILYPCLLIILIFATAFVIRYLLESQEKQKIRAGFSQYVAKEVVDELIAKPEKLNLGGERRELTILFSDIRGFTSLSEKMKPEELVHYLNDYLTEMTTVIMDNNGVVDKFIGDAVMAFWNSPLHNENHRQDGLTSALLMQSELVKFNKKMKIRGMPEIKIGIGLNTGEVVVGNLGSHQRFDYTAIGDDVNLASRLESLTKYYGVGILASEKTKAELNNKFVFRYLDTVAVKGKQTGIKIYQVLGELADKKKYAELLEKFGLATQQYLNQEWPEALKLFSSLAEAYPEDRPIEIYVERLKEYLVNPPENFDGVFRANFK
- a CDS encoding PKD domain-containing protein, giving the protein MRNAIFAIVLLFCLGFANQAEACTGNGGWCATGGSCCSGYCSYFKCFHTCVDRQCKNGDIWCINSDNEWDHVDEECTAFGGYDSQAYCDGNWLQYDSYDYEPYCSNTTCKQEAVYSGMQVIDYCDNGCSNGECIECDDECSSGSDGCNNSGSKVWDCDYNSNTGCYEKDWANCELGTECDDGECVLLCDDECDDYGDKECMSSNMLKTCGNFDSDTCLEWHYESCNCYNDKCQSCQSNCSSAQVGCNANNTQKWTCDFNNTNGCYEKDYVNCGVGKVCNAGNCVSDCLPVQANKFCVAGKLVWKNSCNVQTSIIEDCDEQPDVCNAAGNVLSNGFCSPQDKDCYYAVETDCDCGCLNGSCKTNCYNSCASEKCHLGGIWCYDSNNSPHHQIDPCDGTQNGSSYSICKSGDEHVIQNQMQEICQNGACQDDWSPVTLEVIECDCGCQNDSCLEPCCDEICELNEVGCNSPSQKWTCLLKDGCLQKQTYQCGSNKVCSDGYCVNDCLPTKDYQTCENDNLVWKNGCDVTTEIIDDCTELPNVCSSNYSSVLSNGKCSSNDLDCYYLDADPCSCGCQAGECISPCCESNCEPNEKECFGFGYRECECDGQCCDWGDVNLCPEFYSCVFGDCVYNPSPCEIISAQWKHEDGSVATAVFEGDIALLEITFSAFCAENVPNYIEVEILLVDAEEELSQDFVLFEGDEFEFSWQAIHGGDSLELLVKTNIFLNDNDAYVIDLNVIPQEKIIEMMGMIDSIVNLTESPCLSPETDTSATCFEWWDENGLYVMDDVLDIGLFGLDWMMDNFDEILLYGSCYGASVFLIVAGIFEVATAPIGIALLGVCGETAGFILLEDTYPKLAYVVAILAFVDLGYNAIKGLVFLGKHGLRYIKYLTSGKTEKFVVFARSGKIHVKKIKDPLVLESVRGDAVALVKKYPFYNYKSLFSMKFSEVDRLVMREVISSGNLKKALEAIDGQAPSVKGFEALAVTADPLASLGEYNWFKKSEELFNGIDEAIPAAYNVDEFHEMIIFTVHEGRLKELLYGSADSAVPIATYLADVKAVLTSIVMHEYMHAKSKAILVYELGIPIAKEGAQAAILEVLADLWGGGHPTQNMFGVQGWKTKYRDSVKLVVRDSFDDLADINTQGLAQAMISKDTALLNEIKSSLGTSAFNAKTAEANLLIKDAKLVLQKMLDKVKDEDLMKMLGKHGLLPAGLIEYCLEMDCSVVFELGCFENDVWWISEDGEKVAIKQPCAQNEFCQDGECVEGEVPTGDPVVKGQNYYVVNMGFCDVKSEWLIYNAVPSQVVSCYVNFGLEGFEQVACSAGLIGNGALQLKATHIYDQPGTYQVTMNINIDNITTSTTKQVIITSCGNKPKAEGDLAIENLSINNAQEATHMVISFDLYGSDNVPESEQFSYIFGSLSVDTDINSNFMWVDDHYHVEAYVFLECGSTGKHEVKITVKNNDQTVTAKKEFSVSSDRNWCSSSDGCSTSQNGQATGIVLFLLLGGILLGLRNRQRV
- a CDS encoding transglutaminase family protein gives rise to the protein MQAKPRTAEKTQLKTYQKVAVIIIVLGMWGIAAAGIATNMRKQKAEKKELSTRESVVDVKVVTKPESSLINILGGVKSLSSSIGKNKGKSPVGISCVSKFDCLSGVCGSSEEIFEEVNGKVCLPPTCFDNVKNQNETGADVGGECGKANGSVCQKGKDCKSGSCYESLCVEMIELCNNGQKEVFETDIDCGGKCLEKFGKKCGINKNCQGDNDCSSALCLPAEKRCAPPEIEEWLHNDMQTDDGNSIEQAVNQIKNNVQLNKPIAVLKKITSYLEKEIYDISPKVFEIDKGVKTAENMISNSDYMQGCTDFGIGFVALARELGYPAIYVDTIELDLYNQLENGCSAVPANGHVFANVYFDGAWHVFNPTDGTLIEPDYGLITYCPDHNQGVSGCFSYTCVENPSIIGLEGCYHYNRPDIGEVKTVVITKGAVRKALSLWDMNLDNRDHANIKLHQSYGLPYTQGYCK